The genomic stretch GATTCATACGATTCTGCATACAGGTTTTTCCCGATCTTGCTCATGCCGTCAGGGTTGGTAAATAACCCGATCACGACCTGACCAATGGTGTTTGTCTGTCCATTGGAGAATGACCCGCTTATTATTCCAGCCTGATTTACGCTCAAAGACTTCAATGAACCGGCAGAATAGCCGTCCTGATTCAGAAATGAGGTGCTCGACACTGCGCCAAATTGTGTTGTACCGTCAAGCCCTGACCCGCCATTGGCAGTGCCTGTTCCAAAGTCAAAACCTATCACCTGATTCTGTTGTCCCCCGCCTGTAAAGCTGAAATCAGACATCAGGCCTGCCAGACCAAGGTCTGTCACAGGATTAATATCCATATCTGCTATATTCTCTGCAACAAGCGCTCCGCTCGTATCAAATTGCAGATACCCCCTTCCCATGACTTCTGTTCCGGCTATACCTTTGGCAACTGCATTCCACTGCCAGTAATTTCCTGAGGCACCGGCCGTGTCTTCATGCACCTTGGTAAAGTATGTCGTAACAAGGTGCTGATTGCCAAGTGAATCATAAACTGTCATTGAATTGGAAAAATGATATGAGTTGCTGATGTTATTAATATCAAAGCCTGCTGCAATGGGCACTTCGCTTGAATCAAGATTGGCGGTCATCTGGACTGTTGACGTTATGTTGGGCGGTGTAGTGGCTGCTGACACATCAATATTGTCTATATTGTTTGTAATGTTTCCCGCGTTGTCAGCCTGATAACATTGAAGGAAATATCCTTCCGGGTTTATTATGTAACCATCACTGTTTATATTGAACTGACCGGCCCTTGAATAGAATGAAGTGCCTGCGGAATCATTAACAAGGAAGAACCCGTCACCATCAATGCCAAAATCAAGTGCGCTGGATGTTGATTCCATTGACCCCTGTGAAAACAGCGTTGAAACATCGCTCAGATATACTCCACGGCCTATCTGATTACCTGATGAGCCTGTAAGGCTCTGACTAAGGACGT from Nitrospirota bacterium encodes the following:
- a CDS encoding flagellar hook protein FlgE, which gives rise to MAILTSLFTGISGLNANGTSLSVIGNNIANVNTVGFKASRASFADVLSQSLTGSSGNQIGRGVYLSDVSTLFSQGSMESTSSALDFGIDGDGFFLVNDSAGTSFYSRAGQFNINSDGYIINPEGYFLQCYQADNAGNITNNIDNIDVSAATTPPNITSTVQMTANLDSSEVPIAAGFDINNISNSYHFSNSMTVYDSLGNQHLVTTYFTKVHEDTAGASGNYWQWNAVAKGIAGTEVMGRGYLQFDTSGALVAENIADMDINPVTDLGLAGLMSDFSFTGGGQQNQVIGFDFGTGTANGGSGLDGTTQFGAVSSTSFLNQDGYSAGSLKSLSVNQAGIISGSFSNGQTNTIGQVVIGLFTNPDGMSKIGKNLYAESYESGQPVLGAPDSGGRGRILANTLELSNVDLAEEFIKLITTQRAFQANSRIITTTDSMLEELVNLKR